The DNA region TGCTGCTGTCGTGTCCATCAAGCAAAACGGAAAAGCCAAAATCGAAATCAATCAACAGCAGTTAAATCTTTAAAACTCAACCGAGGGAGTATGATGGGTATTATATCTCCATCTCGGGAGTAATGGATTGTTGGATTGTTGGCGAGTTGGACAAGGGTAATCCGGTCTTGTTTTGAGCGGCTTGACGAAATGGGCAATACGGTTTAGTCGTTGTTTTTCGACAATTCTGCCGGATTAAGAACGCGATAAATACCGTCAAGAATTTCGTTGAAACGTGCATCAGAAAGCTTGCCAATTTTTCTGAAGCATTGATTTGTCGATGGTCATGAGCTGAGAAACATTGACCACGCATGCTTTTGACAATCCGGCTTCTTTTTTGTGCAGTGCGACATTGCCCGGGGCTCGAGCGAGTCTCATGTTTGAAGTAATTGCGGCAACAATTACAGTTGCAATTTTGCTGGCATTGAAAACATTGTTTTGAACGATCACACAGGGTCTTTCAAAACCAGGCATCGAGCCGATCGGCTCGCCAAAATCGACCCAGTAAATTTCACCTTGACGTATTACCATTTGGGCAAGCCTTTGCGGACCATTGCGCGTAACGCCAGCTTATAAGTCGCATGGGAATCGATAGGATTGCCGCCATAAACGCGATTCAAGGCTGCGAGCGTCTTCTGATTGTCACGCGATTCATTTTGCCGTTCTCTCAAACGTGGTTGTGTCAACAAAAAGTCGATGAACATCAAAAGTGTTCCTGCTTGTGCGTCGTCGAGTTGTTGCAAGCGTTTAGTTAACTGCTTTGCAATGAGTTGTGTCATGATGCCATCTTCTCCAAATTTTATTCCGATTTATATTGATTTTCACTTAGCATAATGTAAAAGCTGGCATAAAAAGAAACAAGCAAAAAATCATTGCAACAGATACACGTAGGCATCCTCCAGCGTCGGCTCCACCGTTTCCGCTTCCAAACCCGCCACCGGCGCTTCGCTCAAAAAGCGCATGCGAATACCGTGATCGGATTTACTGTGCTGCACGATCTGCAAGTTCTCCCGCCAATTTGAAAATTCCTCTTCGGGAATAACCGCTTCAAACACTTTGCCCTGCGCCTTCTTTTGCATCGCCTCCGGCGAGCCGCAATAAATCACACGGCCGCCGCTGAGCACGGCGAGATCGTGGCAGGTGCTCGAAATGTCTTCGACGATGTGCGTGCTGAAAATCACGATGCGTTCCTTCGCCAGCTTTTCAATTAATTCGTGCCGCGTTGGATGCTCGTAAATGCCGTTCGTCAGTGCGTGATAATTGCGATACTCCACCGGCGTCATGTTTTCGTAGAGGCCAAAATCCTGCGGCAAATAGCCGATCGCGCCGTGAAACGCCTCGCGATGCTCCTTTAAATGGCGCTCGTTGATTTTGATGCTGCCGCGATCCGCTTCCAGCACACCGACGATGATGCGCATCAGCGTGGTTTTGCCGGCGCCATTCGGGCCGAGCAGGCCGAACATGCCCTGGCCGATTTCCAAATCCACGCCGTGCAGCGTGCGCACTTGCGGCCGCGGCGCGCTTGCAGATCACCTGGCAACAAGGCTTTGCCGAAAACATGCCGTTTTCCGACAAGACATTCGACTACGTTACCTGCTGCCACACCCTCGAGCATGTTAAAGATTTGGATAAAGCCGTGGCCGAGCTAAAACGCGTGGCGCGTATGTGGGGAGGTTTTAAATTTTCAGATTTGCCGGCATCGATTCCGCTTGCCTTTCATCTCAGAAATCTGTAAAGTTTTATGTATGACAGTGGAATCCCATTAATCAAGCGAATAAAAAGAGAGATGTCCCATGCCTGAAACAACCTTTGAGCAGAAAAAATATATCGAACAGTTCTGGCGCAAATACGAAGTGTTGAATGCGATCGCCCCGGAGCCGCAACCGTCTCTCGATGATTTTATTCCATTTTTGAACGTTGCCTATCAAACCTGGCTCCGTAGCGGCAACGTCGAGGCCCAAATCGAAGCCGACATCCAGCACCACGTTGCCATGCAGCAAGGGTTCGCCAAATTACGCGAGATTGAAAATGACGCCTTTCGAGCAAACCCTTCTCGAGATTGATCGTCTCTGTCAAGATGGTCAGATTCCCTACGCGGTTATTGGCGGCATCGCTGCTCTTATTCACGGCGGCATGCGCACGACCCAGGATGTGGATATTACGATTTATACGGAGATCGACCAACTCGAGGGTATCTACAAACTTTTTGAGAAAGACTTTGTGGCGATTAGGCAGGATGCGAGGGAGTTTTTCCAGAGGTTTTTCGTGTTGTCCCTTCGCCACCGACAAGCCCAAATTCGTGTCGATGTGGCGGCGGCCTTGAGCGGCTTGGAGCGGGATGCCATCACGCGCAGCGAACGCCGGCGGTTTGGCCAAGTGGAGATCAGCGTTTGTTCGGTTGAGGACTTAATCATCTTCAAGCTTTTTGCCGCCCGCGACAAAGACATGGCAGATGTAAAAACGCTGATCACAATGCACAAGGCAAAACTTGATATCTCTTATTTGCACAAACGGGCTCGCGAGTTTATCATGCTTGAACGTTCTGATGTGATCGAAAGGTTGGAAGCATTGCTGCAATGATAGCTCGAAAACGGAGGAGAATTTAAAATGAAAACCAATATTGCTTTTCGATATGCCGCGAAGTTGAGCAGTTTCGACTTGGGCTCGTATCGTTTCCGTATTGGTGATTACCGCGTCATCTTTGATGTTGATGGCGCGGCTCTCGTCATCTTGCGCGCTGGACACCGCCGCGAGATTTATCGCTAAACCAGGGCGCTTCAGCGTCCTTCCACCTCTCAGCCCAGAAATTTATTTCGGGGCGATTTTCGAGGTTTTCAACAACACCTCCCGCAAATACCTGTTCCGCGCCAAAATCTTCCAATCGTTCTCCGGCTGGGCCATTTCGGCTTGCAGCGTGTCGCGCAAGGTGGGATTGTATGCGAAAGCGATTTTCAAATCATCCAGCGCGGGGACGACTTTTTTGAGCTTGGCAGCGCAGCGGGCTTGCTTGAATTTGGCATGGGCGGTTTTGGCGCTGTCCACGCGAATGATGTCGTTCAAAACCTCAAATGCCGATTCATACTTACCACGTGCCACCTGCCACTTGCCGCTTGCAAACACCGAATCCGCCTAGCGCAGAAGCTTTCGTGCTTTGGCTTCGGATTTTGAACGAGCTTGAATCAGCTCGTCCGCTTCCCACGCCGCGAGGCGAACCCACGGGCGATCATTTTCCTTCAGTTGATCAATTTTATCCGATAGCGCCGGCGGCAGAAAATCTTGCCGCGCCAGAGCTTGTGCGCCGGCGGTGCGATAGCCGCTGAAGTTGTTGGCAAGGAGTGCAAGAAGCTCAGGTTCACGTTTTGTTTTAAATAAATTGCCCAGCGCGGCGGCGGCCTGATAACGAACAGTGGAATTTTGATCTTTGAGCGCGGCGAGGAGAGCCGAAATGACGCGGTCATCGCTTTGGCCTAAATTGCCCAGCGCGGCGGCGGCCTGGGCGCGGACAGAGTACCATTGATCTTTGAGCGCGGCGAGGAGAGCCGAAATGACGCGGTCATCGCTTTGGCCTAAATTGCCCAGCGCGGCGGCGGCCTGAGTGCGGACATAGGACTCTTGATCTTTGAGCGCGGCGAGGAGAGCCGAAATGACGCGGTCATCGCTTTGGCCTAAATTGCCCAGCGCGGCGGCGGCCCAGGTGCGGACAGAGTACGATTGATCTTTGAGCGCGGCGAGGAGAGCCGAAATGACGCGGTCATCGCTTTGGCCTAAATTGCCCAGCGCGGCGGCGGCCTCGTCGCGGACATAGTTGTCTTGATCTTTGAGCGCGGCGACGAGAGCCGAAATGACGCGGTCATCGCTTTGGCCTAAATTGCCCAGCGCGGCGGCGGCCTGAGAACGAACAGTGGACTCTTGATCTTTGAGCGCGGCGACGAGGGTATCGAGTGCTATTTGAGCCTTGCCAAGACGATATAAGAATTTTCCCTCTTCTGCTTTGTTTAATTTACTCGCCAGCCAAACCCAGTCGTTATTTTTTCGAAAACCCAGGTTAAAGTGGTTTTTAAAGGCTTTCCGCGTGCTATCATTGCGGGCTTGTGAAAGCCGATAACCGGTCGTAACCACCACTTGATGAAAAGGGTTATTTCGAAAAATGGCAATTTCATCTTCTTGAACACCGACATTTTCCGGCGTAACGATTCCGGCATAAAATGAGTTGTACTGAATAAACAGATAAACCAACAAGCCGAGCAAAAGCGCCACACCCGGCGCGAGGCCATACCACAGGCGTCTTTTGGCGATACGTTCGCGGCGGGCCTGCAGCCAAGCTGCAACTTCGGCCACGAGATAATCGTGTTTAAATTCATACCAATGGTCGCCGGCGCGTTCCTCGTGCCGCAACAGGTTGAGGCCGGCAAGCTGTTGGAGCGCCGCTTGCAAACTGCCGGCGCCGATCTTCAGGTTTTCCCGCAAGTCGCTGAACGAGCGGTAGCGTTTGGTGTCGTCTGGCGTTTTCAAGGCCTCGAAGATTTTCGCCATCAGGCGTTGCTGCCGCCGGGGCAGATCGTTCAAAAGACGTGAAACGTAATTCGTAAGATTCGTAAGAATATATTTTGCGCCGCCGGCGGCCTGGTAGTCGGCGCCAGTGATCTGCGTAGCGTTGGCCGGCTTTTTCCGCCAGACCGTATCGCAGACAATTTGCAGCTTGATCGGCTCGATGCCGGGCTTGCCGTTTTTCAAATCGCGCAGCAGGGTTTCCACTAAAGCGCCATCCCTGCCGCCTTCAATTTCCGCGCCCACGGCTTCGAGCGGCTTGATAATCGCCCGCCGCGCCTCCTCGTCGGTAAAATTTCCGAGGCTGGCGTTGTTTTGGAAAATGGAGGGAATGGCGTCGCGGAATTCGTACAAGTTGGCAAAATAATCCTCGCGCAACGAGAGCACGAGAAAAACCGGCAGGCTGTCGTCATATTTAATTTTGGCGACCTGCTCGATAAACTTTCGTCGCGCTTCCTGTTTGTTTTCAAAGACGATGAAAAATTCTTCGAATTGGTCGATGAAGATGACCAGCGGCTGGATGCCGGATGCTGGATGCTCGATGCTGGTCGCTGGTTGTTCGTTACTTGCGACTGATGACTTTTCACTGATGACTGAATACTGGCTCCTAACA from candidate division KSB1 bacterium includes:
- a CDS encoding HEAT repeat domain-containing protein, whose protein sequence is MTESANDELHAFLQRAVRSQYSVISEKSSVASNEQPATSIEHPASGIQPLVIFIDQFEEFFIVFENKQEARRKFIEQVAKIKYDDSLPVFLVLSLREDYFANLYEFRDAIPSIFQNNASLGNFTDEEARRAIIKPLEAVGAEIEGGRDGALVETLLRDLKNGKPGIEPIKLQIVCDTVWRKKPANATQITGADYQAAGGAKYILTNLTNYVSRLLNDLPRRQQRLMAKIFEALKTPDDTKRYRSFSDLRENLKIGAGSLQAALQQLAGLNLLRHEERAGDHWYEFKHDYLVAEVAAWLQARRERIAKRRLWYGLAPGVALLLGLLVYLFIQYNSFYAGIVTPENVGVQEDEIAIFRNNPFHQVVVTTGYRLSQARNDSTRKAFKNHFNLGFRKNNDWVWLASKLNKAEEGKFLYRLGKAQIALDTLVAALKDQESTVRSQAAAALGNLGQSDDRVISALVAALKDQDNYVRDEAAAALGNLGQSDDRVISALLAALKDQSYSVRTWAAAALGNLGQSDDRVISALLAALKDQESYVRTQAAAALGNLGQSDDRVISALLAALKDQWYSVRAQAAAALGNLGQSDDRVISALLAALKDQNSTVRYQAAAALGNLFKTKREPELLALLANNFSGYRTAGAQALARQDFLPPALSDKIDQLKENDRPWVRLAAWEADELIQARSKSEAKARKLLR
- a CDS encoding class I SAM-dependent methyltransferase — its product is MQITWQQGFAENMPFSDKTFDYVTCCHTLEHVKDLDKAVAELKRVARMWGGFKFSDLPASIPLAFHLRNL
- a CDS encoding ATP-binding cassette domain-containing protein yields the protein MRTLHGVDLEIGQGMFGLLGPNGAGKTTLMRIIVGVLEADRGSIKINERHLKEHREAFHGAIGYLPQDFGLYENMTPVEYRNYHALTNGIYEHPTRHELIEKLAKERIVIFSTHIVEDISSTCHDLAVLSGGRVIYCGSPEAMQKKAQGKVFEAVIPEEEFSNWRENLQIVQHSKSDHGIRMRFLSEAPVAGLEAETVEPTLEDAYVYLLQ
- a CDS encoding nucleotidyltransferase — protein: MTPFEQTLLEIDRLCQDGQIPYAVIGGIAALIHGGMRTTQDVDITIYTEIDQLEGIYKLFEKDFVAIRQDAREFFQRFFVLSLRHRQAQIRVDVAAALSGLERDAITRSERRRFGQVEISVCSVEDLIIFKLFAARDKDMADVKTLITMHKAKLDISYLHKRAREFIMLERSDVIERLEALLQ
- a CDS encoding type II toxin-antitoxin system RelE/ParE family toxin; this translates as MKTNIAFRYAAKLSSFDLGSYRFRIGDYRVIFDVDGAALVILRAGHRREIYR